The region CGAGGACAATCCCGGCGATATGGCGACCTTCTGGAGCACGCTGGGGGCGCGTCTGCAGCCCATCGACTGGACCTTCTCGCCCTACATCTTCGGCGGTGCGGGCATTGCCGCCATTGCCGCCGACGCACCGACAAACCCTGCCCCGGCGGGCTGGGACGGGGATGTCGATGGTGAGCTCGCTTTTACTACCGATGCCGGCGGCGGCGTGGAAGTCCTGTTGCTCGATGACATGGCCTTCGCCATCGAGTTCCGCTACCGCTACCAGAACGGTTTTTCAGGAAACATTTCGACCCACCAGTATGGGATCGGCGGGAACATCGTCTTTGTCGATTTCTAAATCGCCCAGTTGCCTTCGCTGTCGCGGCCGGTGATTTCTTCGGCCAGTGCTCGGTAGGCGAGGGCGGCTGCCGCCTGGGGCTGGTGCGCAAAGAGCGGCTGCCCAAGGTGCTGGGCCTGGCGAATGGCAGAGTTGATCGGGATCTCCGCGGCGCAGACGATGGGACCGAATGTGGTCTCCACCTGTCGCCGGATGGAGGCGTTGGCCGCCGGGGTTCGCGCATCCACCTTGGTCAGCACGATTCCCAGAATCCCCAGGCGCGGATTGAGGTTTTCGCTCACGCGCGCGAATGCGTCGAAGAGATCGTTCACCCCTTCATAAGAGAGCGCCGAGAGTTCGGTCGGCACGAGCACCTCGTCGGCGGCGACGAGCGCATTGACGGTGAGCTCTCCCACGTGCGGCGGGCAATCGAGAATGATCCAGTCGTAATGGGTGCGCGTCACTTCGAGCGACTGCTTGAGATAGAACTCCTTGCCGATCTTGCTGGCGAGCAATCCTTCGCTCTCGGCGAGTTTCTTGTCCGAGAGTACGACTTCAAGTGAAGAATCGGCGACCGGTTGCACGAGGTCGAGCAGCTCTTCGCCACGATTGATGATGACCTGGGAGAGATGGCCCTTGCGGCCGCCGAGTCGCGCGTGAAGGCTGGCGGCCACGTGCCCCTGCGGATCGAGGTCGACGAGCAGGACGCGCTGATGGAGCTCGTCGGCGAGTGCGCAGGCCAGATGCACGGCGGTGGTGGTCTTGCCGACGCCGCCCTTTTGCGAGGCGACGGCGACGACGCGGGCGGCTTTCTTACCGCGGGCGTAGTTGGTCTTGGGGCCGGCCAGTTGCTGCAACCTGCGAGCAAGCTGGTTCATGGGCGTGCGACGGGCTGCGCACATGGGGGAGGTCCTCGCCTTCAGCCGCTACGGCCTTGATGGGCGCGGCGGCTCCAGAGAATGCGGGCGAGGCTAGTCGAGGTATTCTTCGAGGGCCAGCGCGAGGGATTCCTCGCTGAGCCCCACGCGTGA is a window of Chrysiogenia bacterium DNA encoding:
- a CDS encoding ParA family protein produces the protein MCAARRTPMNQLARRLQQLAGPKTNYARGKKAARVVAVASQKGGVGKTTTAVHLACALADELHQRVLLVDLDPQGHVAASLHARLGGRKGHLSQVIINRGEELLDLVQPVADSSLEVVLSDKKLAESEGLLASKIGKEFYLKQSLEVTRTHYDWIILDCPPHVGELTVNALVAADEVLVPTELSALSYEGVNDLFDAFARVSENLNPRLGILGIVLTKVDARTPAANASIRRQVETTFGPIVCAAEIPINSAIRQAQHLGQPLFAHQPQAAAALAYRALAEEITGRDSEGNWAI